GGTCCTGCGTTAGTCACAGTCCATCGCAAACTGATATTGTCGCCTGAGAGGGCAGTATTGGGAACTTTAATATCTTCAACCTGAAGATCGGCAGGAGGTGGGAAGTCTAAAGATAATGGTTGCGTACTGGGACGGGAATTATTAAAGTCAAGTCCGCCTTCAAATATTTCTGCTTTAGTTCCTTTGCTGGCAGGGTCGCTAATGACGAAGACATAATATGGCCCCGATAAATCTGTAGGCAGATTGACAGTTTGATCGACGGTATAGCTGGCACCTGCATTTAAGCCTCCAGAGTGACCAAAAGAAGTCAAATAGCGATCGCTCTGTAGATCTAAGAACTTGTCACGAGAAAGATAAACGCGATCTTGCCAGCTAGTTTGAGTAGGATTACCTGTTCCCTGGTTGGTTACGGTGTAGCTAAGGTTGAAGCTCTGTCCTACTGTCGCCCGTTGGGGAATATCTACCGAAGTTATCGCTTCTGGGGCAACTATATTGGTTACTGTAAGATCTGGTGGAGCGGTAAAGGTAACATTAAAAGGATCGGAAACTAAAGAGTTGTTATTGTTATAGATAAATTCAAATGGACCACCAGTTTTAGCAACTATGTAGTGTTCACCTGAAATGCATTCAGGTAGAATCACCTGTCCCGAACGATTGTAGTTTTTACCTACGGCTAAAGCTCCTGCCCTGTCAAACGAACCTAAATCGGCAACTATATTTTTACCTTGAGGATCTGTAGCTAGGTACAGAGAGTCTGACCATTCGCTAGTATTGGTTAAACCGATACCGTCGTTAGTTACCGTCCAGTTTACCGTTATAGGCTGTCCGCTATTGGCTGCACCAGTCGTGTCCAGTTCGGTGATTTGCAAATCGGCATAGGGGATGGTCATCACATCGAAGAAGCCATCTTTGCCACCGACGTTATTTTCTTCTAAACCGTTTTCAAATACCTTTGTCTTGGCATCTGTCTTGATAAAGAGGTTGTAGCGGCCAGTAAAGGCGGGAGGCAGCAGTATATTTTCGCTTCTGTCGTAAAATTCACTTTCTGCTAAAAAGCCTGTATGGGTATACTCGCCAATGACAAGATCGTCACTATTGCCAACAGTCCCATCCTTTGAGGCAATAACTCGATCTACCCAGGTATCGCTGTAGCCAGTTCCCGTACCCTGATTGGTTACCCTCCAGCTAACCTTGACTTTAGCTGGGTCATCAATGGTTAAGTTAGGCGCAGTGACGTTGGAAACGGCTAAGTCGGCGTAGGGAGCTAGGGTAATATCTATGGGATTAGCAATAACGTTGTTGTTTTCGCCGATAGCTTCAATTAGATTATCGTCTGCATCGCTGACAATCAATACATACTTATTACCAATAATGTCTTCACGAAGGTTGGTATTAATGGAGATTTCTTTAGTTTCCCCTACCGTCAAACTTTCCCTATGTTCAAATTCTCCAAAAACCCGATCGAGATCTGCTTCAAAAGTCGCGTTATCACAAATATATACCTTATCTTTCCAGCTACTAATGGTGGCGGACGTTCCTTGGTTGGTTATAGACCAACTGAGATCGACATTTGACCCAGATAGAGAGGTGGCGGGGGCAGATATCAAAGTAGGAACTATATCTGCGTGGGATACTTTAGTTATGTTATCTGCTGCCCCTAGGTTATTACCGACGCTCTGGATTTAAATT
This DNA window, taken from Pleurocapsa sp. FMAR1, encodes the following:
- a CDS encoding CARDB domain-containing protein — protein: MQSVGNNLGAADNITKVSHADIVPTLISAPATSLSGSNVDLSWSITNQGTSATISSWKDKVYICDNATFEADLDRVFGEFEHRESLTVGETKEISINTNLREDIIGNKYVLIVSDADDNLIEAIGENNNVIANPIDITLAPYADLAVSNVTAPNLTIDDPAKVKVSWRVTNQGTGTGYSDTWVDRVIASKDGTVGNSDDLVIGEYTHTGFLAESEFYDRSENILLPPAFTGRYNLFIKTDAKTKVFENGLEENNVGGKDGFFDVMTIPYADLQITELDTTGAANSGQPITVNWTVTNDGIGLTNTSEWSDSLYLATDPQGKNIVADLGSFDRAGALAVGKNYNRSGQVILPECISGEHYIVAKTGGPFEFIYNNNNSLVSDPFNVTFTAPPDLTVTNIVAPEAITSVDIPQRATVGQSFNLSYTVTNQGTGNPTQTSWQDRVYLSRDKFLDLQSDRYLTSFGHSGGLNAGASYTVDQTVNLPTDLSGPYYVFVISDPASKGTKAEIFEGGLDFNNSRPSTQPLSLDFPPPADLQVEDIKVPNTALSGDNISLRWTVTNAGPNAAKGEWSDALYLSTDAIWDIEDRPLGKVKHNGIIEPGESYTQNLDTILPPAAPGQYRIIVRPDILNQVYETENEVNNCTASPNPLNVTVEELNLGVAKETTLSTGQSRLYQVEVGEGETLRVNVDSAVNNAMKSLSNKELFPQAQIMTMPTRAV